The Pseudomonadota bacterium genomic sequence TATATTGCTGTTTTATTTTTATCTGCGTGCGGAGGAGCCGCGATGCCACCCGCTTCCAACGTCTTCCATGACGAACACCGGCCTTGCTCCCCACGGGCCCGGTGGCTCGGGGTCCTGTGCCTCTGCCTCTCCGCCGCCCCCCTGGCCGCGCAGACGCCCTACGTGTTGCACCGCGACCTTCCCCCAGCGGCGGATACCGACCTCCGGCAAGCTTACTTACCGCCGCAACGCCTACAGGTTCCGTTTGCTTCCTCGGTGGAGGATGAAGTGGTGGTCTACGGCCGGCGGGAACCCCTGGGCCTGCCGGACAGCGTCCGGACGGAGATCTGGCGTTCACAGCAACGTGAGTTGCGGGCCATGATGATCGAGCGCGAGCGCATGGCGAATAAGATTCCCCTCGAAGGCTTCGATGCGCTCCTCGGCACTCACCTGCGCGTGCGCCTGTTACCCACTTACGACCCCCTGAGCGAGCGACGCTTGGAGTACCGGATCAACGACAGCATGCCTGTGGGCCTGATCGAGCTGTTCTGTATGGCGCTCGAGCAGAACCGCGAGTTTCGCAAGATCTGGCCAACCGATTGAGAGCTTCCCATAACGCCCCCACTTCTCCAGTTAGCATGAGCGGGTCCGGTGGCCTCGCCTACTTATAGAACTCCGGGAGACCTACAACATTTGGCAATCCGCCGTTCAGGAGTACGCGTCCGTCAGCAAGGCGCTCCAAAATGAAACCCTGGCGGGGGGTAGTGAAGCTCCCAACCGAGGTCCAGGCATCCAACGTCGGATCGTAGCGCTCCGCGGTTTCCACGCCGAACAAGGCGCTGCTCACGTTGTTGAACCCGCCGACCACGAGCACGTCGCCGTTTCGCAGCAGCGCCGCGGCGTGCTGCTGACGGGCTTCTGAGAGGGAGGCCGCGGAACTCCAGGTATCAGTGCCGGGGTCGTAGATCTCCACGCTCAGCAGCGTCGTGCCGTCGGCTTCGCCTCCCACAATGAGTACTCGACCGGACGACAGCATGACGGCCGTATGATTGACCCGAGCGGTTGTCATCGGTTCGGCATCCGACCAAGTCTCGGAGGCTGGATCGAATATCTCGGCACTGGCCAGTGCCGAACCCGTGTCTGCGAGAGTGTCAGGCACACCGCCGTAGCCTCCTGACACCAATACCCGACCGTCGGCGAGCCTCGTCGCTGTGTGACCGAAGCGTGGCGTACCAAGGGCTTGGATCGACTGCCAGGCGTTAGTGTTTGGGTCGTAGAGGTCGACGTCCCCGAGAAAGGTGGTGCATTCGCAGTCCATCGAGAGTTCATCCCCTCCCACCGCCAGGACCCTGCCATCGATGAGCAGCGTCGCCGTATGGTCGAACCGCGTGCTTGCCGTACCACCGGCCGAACTCCAAGCATCGGTGATGGGATCGTAGCGCTCCGCACTTTGCAACGCCGTTAGCCGGCCGTCGGTACCGCCGAGCACGAGAGCGCTGCCGTCGGCCAGCACCGTGAGCGTATGTTGCTCCCTGCGTGTCGCCATCTCGCCAGCCACGTGCCACGTATCGGTGTCAGGATCGAACAAACTGGCGGCGGCGGTTGCCGTCAGGAGGCCAGACCCACGCGCGTTGCTACCGCCGGTGACTAGTACACGAGCGTCGGGCAGGACGCCGGTCGCCGCGTCGGCACCCTCGTGGGCCAGAGAACCCAAGGTCGAAAGATCATCGCCGGTGGGGTGCAGCAGCTGCGCTCGTCCGATGGAGGTATAGTTGTCCGCAACGACGAAATTGGATGAGTTCTCAAGCCCACCGAGCGAGAGCGCACGCCCATCCTGGAGCAACGTCACGGTCCCCCGATCCGCTCCGAACCTGGATCCTCGAAATCTCTCTTGCCAATCGACTCGGATTGGGTCGTAAACCCATGATGCCGTTTGCTGAAAGAACGAACCTGCACCGAACACCTGACCGTCGGGAAGCAGAAACAGGAAGCGCGCATTGGGCGGCTCCGCTTCGATTCCGAATGGGTCTTCCCACACGTCCGCCACGGGGTCGTAGATTTCATTAGCGCTGGCGACATACACCTTCCCCGTTAGCAGCACCACGGCACCCGCGGCGCTCCAACCCTGGAGAACGGGTGCGGCAGTACGCCAACTGTTTGATCCCGGGTTGTATCGCTCGGAGGTGACGAGGTTGCCGTTGCCGGCCGTGTTTCTCCCCATGGTGACGAGGACTTCTCCGTCCGGCAGCAGGACGGCCGTGTGCAATCCGCGATCTTCGAACAGGGAACCAGCGGACGTCCAACTATCACTCGACGGATCGTAGACCTCCGCGGTGGCGGTAGTAGTGCCGCCCGGACCCACTCCACCCACCGCAAGCACTCTGCCATCAGACAGCAGTGTCGCCGTGTGAAACGCGCGCGCCTCGGCCAGTGGCGCCGCGTCGGCCCACTGCTGAGCTGCAGGCTCGTAGAGCAGGGCTGATGAGAGTAACGTGCCGTCGGCACCAGCGCCGCCAGTCACCAGCACGCGGCCATCTCTCAGCAACGTGGCCGTGTGCTGGGAGCGAGGTGACGGTAGCGATTGGCTGAGCGCCCAGGTCTCGGTCGTCGGATCGAACATCTCCACCGTGCTCGTCACTCGACTCTGCGGACTCACCTGCGGAAAGTTCGCGCCTGGAACCACCGGAATGCCGACGTCGCCGCCGACGATCAGCACACGACCGTCGTTCAACAGGGTCGCAGTGTGCAATGAGCGAGACGTCGGATCTCGAAGATCTTTGACGAAAGCGTCCTCGAGCACCTCGACGTTCGCCGACGCCTCTGCCGTGCGCCCCTGCGCGTCCGTCACACTGACCGACAGTTCGAATTCGCCTACGAGCACACCCGCTAGGTACGTAAGCGATGCCTCGTCCGTCGGGCCATCGACAGACGCTTCCGTCGCCTGGCGCTCGAGGCTCCACGCGTACTGATTGCCATCTGCAGCTGGCGTGGATACCGTGACCGCCGCCGATCCGCTCAGCACGGCAGGCTGCGAGAAGACGCTGACCACGGGAAGAGAGGCCACAACGACCACCGTCTTGACCGCGTAGACCGTGCCTGCCTCGTTGCCGATGGTGGCGCTGATCAGCGTCTTCCCAAGTTCGCCCGCCGTGTACTCGATCGCGTTCGTGCCCTGCCCAGCGGTAATCGTGCCGTTGGAGATCGACCATGCATAGGTCACGTTACTCTGCGCCGGCACGGCGACTACGTTGCCGGTGCTCCCCGGCAGCACCGCATTCTCACCGCTCGCAGTGGCGCCTTCGGGAGCCACGATGACGTTCAGCGTCGCGGCTTCGGATATCGTCGACGCCGTGGTCCCATCGAGGGTGTTGGTGACGAGACACTCGTAAACACCTGCATCCTCGGGCGCCACGGCAGCGAGACTCAAGCTTTCCGCCGTCTCACCGCTGATGTCGTTGCCGTCGAAGCGCCACTGGAAGGACAGCGTTCCGTTCGCCGTCGCCTCCACCCTGAACTGCGCGTCAGCCCCAGACACAACGTCAACTGACTGGGGCTGCGCCGCAATCGCCGGTGCATCGGCCACAGGTGGCGGAGGAGCGGGTTCCTCTGGCACTTCAGGGCCGCCGTTGCCACCACACCCGGCGAGCAAGATGGCCGCGAGGACAAGCACGAGCAATCCAAGCCCGAACCGCTCAGCGATCTCTCGCAGACGCTCAGCCACGTAGACCACCGCGCCTGGCGGCGCATCTGGTGCATTCCTGCCGTTCCCAGTCATCCCTCTACTCCTCAGGTGTTCGCGCCTCGGTTCCGGCGAAGCCGGCGAGACTGATGGCTGGCGCTCAGAAGGCACCGTCCGCCGGGGTGGCAGCGCCCTCGAAGGCGCCGATGTCACAGCGGGCCAGCCCATCGCCGTCGCCATCGAGGGGGCGTCCAACCCCACGCTGGTCAAAGGTGGGGCAGCGGGTGAGCGAGCCTCGATCGATCGCCGGACTGCCCGGCAGCAGAGCATGGGTCAACGTCACCCCACCGTTGGGGGCGAGGGGGCCTAGCATCGCCTCGACGCCCGGCAGGTCGTTTGCGGCCGTCAGGCCACAGCTGCCATCGCTGTCGATATTGTTGCCCTGGGAAACGAAGGCGGCGGGGCCCCCAGCGCAATCCGGCGCAGTGCCGTTGCCAGCCAGGACGGTGTTGAACAGCCGCACGCCGCTGAGCTCGTTATCGACGGTGATACCTGCGCCCCCCTCGGGGGCCGCGTTGTCAGCGATCGTGCTGTTCAGAATCGCCACCTCGAAGCGCGACCCCACATGGATGCCGGCGCCGCTCACGCCCGCGCGGTTGGTGGAGAAGGTGCTGCTGCTCACGGTGCCCTCACTCGGGCTGAAGTTGTCCGGAGTGGAGACCGCGAACGCACCTCCTACGTGGCTTGCGATGTTGTTCGCCAAGGTGCTGCGGGTGATATCCGTGACACCGCCGTCGCTGAACACCGCACCTCCGCCCTGAACGCCCAGGGCCCGATTGCCGGTAAGGGATGACTGATCGATCGTGAGCTGCCCGCCCAATTGGTACACCGCGCCTCCCGCCTCGCGCGCAGCGTTGTTCGAGAGCACGACGTTGCCGAGCAGCAGCTGCCCGAAGGTCATAGAGATGGCACCACCGCGCTCGGCTCGCCCGCCGGTCATGGTGAGGTCGGTGATCTGCACGTTGGCGCTGTCGAGGCGGAAGTGGCGGCTGCCCACCGCCCGCAGCGTGAGGCCGCGACCCGGCCCCCGGACGATCAGATCGTTCTCCACCAGCAGTTCACCACGCAGGGTGATGGTGGACGACGGTGGCAGCTCGAAGCTCACCACGGCGCCGGGACACGACTGCTCGATGGCTTGGCGCAAGCTGCCGGCGCCGCCGTCCTCGGTGGTGGCCACCACGGACTC encodes the following:
- a CDS encoding kelch repeat-containing protein — protein: MTGNGRNAPDAPPGAVVYVAERLREIAERFGLGLLVLVLAAILLAGCGGNGGPEVPEEPAPPPPVADAPAIAAQPQSVDVVSGADAQFRVEATANGTLSFQWRFDGNDISGETAESLSLAAVAPEDAGVYECLVTNTLDGTTASTISEAATLNVIVAPEGATASGENAVLPGSTGNVVAVPAQSNVTYAWSISNGTITAGQGTNAIEYTAGELGKTLISATIGNEAGTVYAVKTVVVVASLPVVSVFSQPAVLSGSAAVTVSTPAADGNQYAWSLERQATEASVDGPTDEASLTYLAGVLVGEFELSVSVTDAQGRTAEASANVEVLEDAFVKDLRDPTSRSLHTATLLNDGRVLIVGGDVGIPVVPGANFPQVSPQSRVTSTVEMFDPTTETWALSQSLPSPRSQHTATLLRDGRVLVTGGAGADGTLLSSALLYEPAAQQWADAAPLAEARAFHTATLLSDGRVLAVGGVGPGGTTTATAEVYDPSSDSWTSAGSLFEDRGLHTAVLLPDGEVLVTMGRNTAGNGNLVTSERYNPGSNSWRTAAPVLQGWSAAGAVVLLTGKVYVASANEIYDPVADVWEDPFGIEAEPPNARFLFLLPDGQVFGAGSFFQQTASWVYDPIRVDWQERFRGSRFGADRGTVTLLQDGRALSLGGLENSSNFVVADNYTSIGRAQLLHPTGDDLSTLGSLAHEGADAATGVLPDARVLVTGGSNARGSGLLTATAAASLFDPDTDTWHVAGEMATRREQHTLTVLADGSALVLGGTDGRLTALQSAERYDPITDAWSSAGGTASTRFDHTATLLIDGRVLAVGGDELSMDCECTTFLGDVDLYDPNTNAWQSIQALGTPRFGHTATRLADGRVLVSGGYGGVPDTLADTGSALASAEIFDPASETWSDAEPMTTARVNHTAVMLSSGRVLIVGGEADGTTLLSVEIYDPGTDTWSSAASLSEARQQHAAALLRNGDVLVVGGFNNVSSALFGVETAERYDPTLDAWTSVGSFTTPRQGFILERLADGRVLLNGGLPNVVGLPEFYK